Part of the Salinimonas lutimaris genome, TCCAGGTACTCGGTCACTACGCCGCGAATAAAGCAATTGACTGACAAAGCCAGTATTTTGGGTTTGGCATTAACCGATATCATTTTCTGATATCTGGCTTTTTCAAAATAAGCAGCAAAAACTTTCAGTTTTTCAAGTTTTTGCAGATTATGGCGTTCTTTGCACTGAGCCAAATCACCAGAGTAGTCGCACTTGAACATGAAAAGGCGAATCGCTTTGCATAGCTGTTCGTCCTGATCTAGCTCCAGTATAAGATTCGTACAGATATCCTGTAACTGGCTAACAGGGTTGGGGTGCTCAACTTCCAGTCCTTCAAGAATACGTTGAATAAAAGGCGTGTGCAGCTCTGTGTGCAAAGCGTCGAAAATCTCAATTTTGTTTTTGAAATGCCAGTACACCGCGCCACGTGTGACGTCGGCAGCTTTGGCTACTTCTTCTAAAGAAGCCTTAGCTACCCCGCGCTCTGAAAATACATTGATTGCGGCGGTGAGGATAGCTTGTTTGGTTTGCTCGGCTTCTTCTTTTGTGCGGCGCATCGGAATGGATCCTACTTGGTTTGACAACATACATACAAGAACGTATCTTTAAAAAGGTATAGGTTCAGAGCCTTTTTGTCCAGTGTATATTCGGGAATAGTAATCAATGAAGAAGCAAATTTTTTACTCTTTTGCTGCGGTATTGTCGTTACTGGTTGTAGTGGGGTGTTCAGAACAGTCTGAGCAGGCCGGTGCATCTCAGGGTGGCGCTCAGCAACCTCCAACGGCGGTGTCGGTTATGACCATTAAACGCGCTACTGTTCCAGATATATTGTCTCTGCCCGGCCGGGTCACACCGTACCGTCAGTCTCAGGTGCGTCCGCAGGTCGCCGGGGTAATTACCGAACGATTGTTTGAAGAAGGCGCTGTGGTCGAAAAAGGCCAGCAACTCTATCAGATTGATGATGCTCGCTATAAAGCCGAGCTGGAAAGTGCGAAAGCGGATTTGCGAAGTGCTGAGGCTAACCTTAAAGCGCTACAGGCGAAAGAAAAACGCTACAAAGACTTGGTTTCACGAAATTCCATCAGTGAACAGGAATACGATGATGTGGTAGCACAGTCTGATCAGGCTAAAGCTCAGATCAGTGTTGCTGAAGCGGCGATTGAACT contains:
- a CDS encoding TetR family transcriptional regulator — encoded protein: MRRTKEEAEQTKQAILTAAINVFSERGVAKASLEEVAKAADVTRGAVYWHFKNKIEIFDALHTELHTPFIQRILEGLEVEHPNPVSQLQDICTNLILELDQDEQLCKAIRLFMFKCDYSGDLAQCKERHNLQKLEKLKVFAAYFEKARYQKMISVNAKPKILALSVNCFIRGVVTEYLESPQEFNLQDDLPLMMQLFFDSILNADG